The Anabas testudineus chromosome 14, fAnaTes1.2, whole genome shotgun sequence genome includes a region encoding these proteins:
- the LOC113169185 gene encoding von Willebrand factor A domain-containing protein 7-like produces the protein MTPPCMWSFINHAFPLWIIYEATSRTKVAVMAGLVALCLLLMLTGVLGFDIGLSKGNSLNHQQITESAILDVTLHVCRTVALTEGKDFTSPPQPFTSESVAAACGAKSSKSFQEVISVIQQTNRQVDISHFFDASYHCDDEQLAEGRKIITDGLSAVKASNKLNNYKAAREQLGTLLHTLQDFYSHSNWVEIGYELPNSNLIRPSTSIGNIAAVNRATCHNCNGNDCKNNILEDILREKILTSGYFFVYRSSSKPTGKCSHGGDLDLTSTIEPKGGINKDKVDSSHGYLHWKAANIAIAATSELLEDVRQAAGDKQFLQMMGISKGKALCFVIDTTGSMGDDIDAVKTVTSTIINNKVGTEDEPSVYILVPFNDPDFGPVKTTTDPNAFKRAINLLTASGGGDFPEMSLSGLQLALTGAPPGSEIFLFTDATAKDENLKSTVIALIEQTKSVVNFMITNLLVSRRRRQSDNDQQQQQQFRMTKSGSQLYTDLAKASGGQAIVVTKSELLSATSIITESSSSSQVTLLQAARSTGTAENFIFIVDESVRNLTVYITGTLVTFTLISPSGVPQGSAEVTGPLIITSQSVGNFQTLRLNTQVGLWQINMMSTNPYNLKVVGQSPVDFLFNFLEVSKAPLGGFDVVDNRPRAGVNGSLMVTVTGSESAIVTEVTLVESSGSGKVNGSVEAQGGREFLVHFDRIPSAEFVVLVKGQISNTSSVLFQRQSSTSIRASTVTITATNANSVLVPGTPLSVPFTLTTDGAGGTFSIQATNDQGFTSTVPSSLPLETGGSANGTVNITAPTSTTSGTVVTLTIQAVAPGATDTNYVVLRFTVLKTVTDFTAPVCQLLSLQSNCSDNCSSSMWEISVEVTDGAEGTGIDRISLGQGNGTMNTSLTAGNGNITQVTYNASCCSPDVELVVVDQVGNVGSCFYTVRKITSTQTTPVNVTTPTAPVNVTTTINKPQAAVSMATKPAQFFLLCFSISLLASFFHFK, from the exons ATGACTCCACCCTGCATGTGGAGCTTTATAAATCATGCTTTTCCTCTGTGGATCATCTATGAAGCAACATCAAGAACTAAG GTTGCAGTGATGGCCGGGTTGGTTGCTTTGTGTCTCCTTCTCATGCTGACTGGAGTTCTTGGGTTTGACATCGGACTGTCTAAAGGCAACTCTCTGAATCATCAGCAGATCACGGAGAGTGCTATCCTAGATGTCACTCTGCATGTGTGCCGTACTGTGGCCCTGACTGAAGGCAAAGACTTCACTTCTCCG CCACAGCCTTTTACTTCTGAGTCTGTTGCTGCTGCCTGTGGAGCGAAGTCATCCAAGAGTTTCCAGGAAGTCATCAGCGTGATCCAACAAACAAATCGACAAGTAgatatttctcatttcttcGACGCTAGCTACCACTGTGACGATGAGCAACTTGCAGAGGGAAGGAAAATAATCACAGACGGATTGTCAGCTGTGAAAGCCAGCAATAAACTAAATAACTATAAGGCAGCAAGAGAACAACTGGGAACACTACTGCACACTTTACAG GATTTCTACAGTCATAGTAACTGGGTGGAAATAGGATACGAACTTCCAAACTCAAATCTGATCAGACCCAGCACCAGCATTGGAAACATAGCAG CTGTGAACAGAGCTACCTGCCATAATTGTAATGGAAACGActgcaaaaacaacattttggaGGATATCCTAAGAGAAAAGATACTCACGTCgggttatttttttgtttaccGCTCTTCCTCTAAACCCACTG GAAAATGCAGCCATGGAGGTGACTTAGATCTAACAAGTACAATTGAGCCTAAAGGTGGGATTAACAAAGACAAGGTTGATTCCAGCCATGGATATCTGCACtggaaagcagcaaatataGCTATAGCTGCCACCAGTGAGCTACTAGAGGACGTCCGACAGGCTGCTGGTGACAAACAGTTCCTACA GATGATGGGAATTTCCAAAGGTAAAGCTCTTTGTTTTGTGATCGATACCACAGGGAGCATGGGTGACGACATAGATGCAGTGAAAACTGTCACGTCCACCATAATCAACAACAAAGTGGGAACAGAAGATGAACCCTCAGTTTACATTCTTGTACCATTCAATGACCCTG ATTTCGGACCAGTAAAAACAACTACAGACCCAAATGCCTTTAAACGTGCCATAAATTTACTAACAGCAAGTGGTGGAGGAGATTTTCCAGAGATGAGTCTTTCAGGACTTCAG TTGGCTTTAACTGGTGCTCCTCCGGGCTCTGAGATCTTCCTCTTCACTGATGCAACTGCTAAAGATGAAAACCTAAAAAGTACAGTGATCGCCCTCATAGAACAGACCAAGTCAGTG GTGAATTTCATGATTACTAACTTACTAGTGTCTCGTCGTCGAAGACAGAGTGATAAtgaccaacaacaacaacaacaattcaGGATGACAAAGTCTGGTTCTCAGCTCTACACAGACTTGGCCAAGGCTTCAGGAGGTCAGGCTATTGTGGTCACAAAAAGTGAGCTCCTCAGTGCGACCAGCATCATAACAGAGTCGTCCAGTTCCTCCCAG GTGACCCTTCTTCAAGCAGCCAGGAGCACAGGAACAGCTGAAAACTTCATTTTCATCGTTGACGAGTCAGTAAGAAACCTCACAGTTTACATCACTGGGACATTGGTCACCTTCACTCTCATCAGTCCATCAG GTGTACCTCAGGGCAGCGCTGAAGTAACTGGACCATTGATAATAACATCCCAGTCAGTCGGAAACTTCCAGACACTGAGACTAAACACACAAGTAGGATTGTGGCAAATTAACATGATGTCAACAAATCCCTACAATCTGAAGGTCGTAG GTCAGAGTCCAGTCGACTTCCTGTTTAACTTTCTGGAGGTGTCAAAGGCCCCGTTGGgaggttttgatgttgtagACAATCGTCCTAGAGCTG GCGTCAACGGTAGCTTGATGGTGACTGTAACTGGGAGTGAGTCTGCAATCGTGACAGAAGTCACTCTGGTTGAGTCCTCGGGGTCGGGGAAAGTTAACGGCAGCGTGGAGGCTCAGGGTGGAAGAGAGTTCTTAGTTCACTTTGACAGGATACCATCAGCTGAGTTTGTTGTGCTCGTGAAAGGGCAGATCAGCAACACTTCCTCAGTGCTCTTCCAAAGGCAGTCGTCTACCAGCATCAGAGCTTCTACAGTGACTATTACTGCT acCAATGCAAACAGTGTCTTAGTACCAGGAACACCACTTTCAGTTCCTTTCACTTTGACAACTGATGGTGCAGGAGGAACCTTCAGCATCCAAGCTACCAATGACCAAGGTTTTACGTCAACTGTTCCATCCAGTTTACCTCTGGAGACAGGAGGAAGTGCTAATGGCACAGTGAACATCACAGCCCCTACAAGCACCACGTCTGGTACTGTCGTCACTCTGACCATTCAGGCTGTGGCTCCCGGAGCTACAGACACAAACTATGTTGTTCTGCGTTTCACTGTCCTTAAAACG GTCACTGATTTTACTGCTCCAGTTTGTCAGCTACTCAGCCTGCAGTCCAACTGCTCTGACAACTGCAGCTCGTCCATGTGGGAGATCTCAGTTGAGGTGACTGATGGGGCTGAAGGGACGGGTATCGATCGTATTAGTCTCGGACAAGGCAATGGTACCATGAACACCAGCCTGACTGCTGGCAATGGCAACATCACCCAGGTGACCTACAATGCATCTTGCTGTTCACCTGATGTGGAACTGGTGGTTGTGGATCAGGTGGGTAACGTAGGCTCCTGTTTCTACACTGTTCGGAAAATTACCAGCACACAAACCACGCCTGTCAATGTCACCACACCAACCGCACCTGTCAATGTCACCACAACCATCAACAAACCACAAGCTGCTGTGTCCATGGCCACCAAACCTgctcagttttttcttctttgttttagcATCTCTCTATTAGCCTCATTTTTCCACTTCAAATAG
- the LOC113170432 gene encoding von Willebrand factor A domain-containing protein 7-like, translating into MSSVLCLLCLLLLDAGALGFEIRKETFTHQKITENAILNTTVQLCRALAQADGTVFIFPAQPYTAEAVAAACNSPQSQKSFAEAIGFIQLRNARVDILHLLDAEYHFDSESFALGRKVITDGLKAVKASIKRNNFEAARGKLGDILHSLQDFYSHSNWVELGNKFPNPNLIRTDTNIGNLADQSRATCRNCNGDDCTNNILEDVIQEKILTSGYFKLTSGSKPKGKCSHGGPFDQTSKTEPIGGINKDKPTANHGFLHTDAANLATAATSQLLEDIRSAIGDRPFLQMLGITRGSNKVLCFVIDTTKSMSDDIDTVKSVTLSIITSKVGTANEPSLYILVTFNDPGFGLLIKTTDPQVFKDAINSLTASGGGDLPELSLSGLQLALSDAPLNSEIFLFTDAPAKDVNLFSTVIALIEQTKTVVNFLITASLVTNRVDVWEQQSSMTESEAQLYRDLAQASGGQAIEVTKGELPVASSIITESSTSSLVVLLQAARSPGVADNFFFIVDQTVTNLVVYITGSAVTFTLISPTGETQQSTGTTGSLITASQSVGNFRTLKLNKQVGQWQIKMVSTNPYTLKVIGQSPIDFLFTFVEASQDSFGGFDAIDRRPTAGVNGTLLVSVTGRASATVTEVALVESSSSVEIKGVVEPQGNNSFLVQFDMMPSVEFVVRMKGQDSSTPPVVFQRQSPTSFRTSNITVTANPDDILVPGTPFTVPFTVTSRGRGGNFTIRATNNQNRFNSTSPASLVLEAGGSVNGTVNISAPLNTPSGTEVTLTIEAEAPEGTDLNYIVLRISVVNTVTDFTPPACQLLSLQSNCSKNCSLSSWALSVQVTDGTNGTGVDHVSLTQGSGTMITSPAPGNENTTLVSYSASCCSPVMELLAVDRVGNEGSCRYSDANFLTTQSPLLYLSLLLLGQILTKVDLQ; encoded by the exons ATGTCTTCagtgttgtgtctgttgtgtcTCCTGCTCCTGGACGCTGGAGCTCTGGGGTTTGAGATACGTAAAGAAACGTTTACACACCAGAAAATCACTGAAAACGCCATTTTAAACACAACCGTGCAGTTGTGCCGTGCTCTGGCTCAAGCTGATGGGactgttttcatctttcct GCACAGCCGTACACTGCAGAAGCTGTTGCTGCAGCCTGCAACTCACCCCAGTCTCAGAAGAGTTTTGCTGAAGCCATTGGATTCATTCAGCTCAGGAACGCACGGGTGGATATCCTTCATTTGTTAGATGCAGAATACCACTTTGATAGTGAATCATTTGCTCTAGGAAGGAAAGTCATCACAGATGGACTGAAGGCTGTCAAAGCCAGCATCAAACGAAACAATTTTGAGGCAGCGAGGGGAAAACTGGGAGACATTTTACACTCTTTACAG GACTTCTACAGTCATAGTAACTGGGTGGAACTGGGGAACAAGTTCCCTAATCCTAATTTGATCAGAACAGACACCAACATCGGCAACTTAGCAG ACCAAAGCAGGGCAACGTGTCGCAACTGTAACGGAGACGACTGCACAAACAACATCTTGGAGGATGTCATACAGGAGAAGATACTCACCTCTGGGTATTTTAAACTAACATCTGGATCCAAACCAAAAG GAAAATGTAGCCATGGGGGTCCATTTGATCAAACCTCCAAGACTGAGCCAATAGGTGGGATCAACAAAGACAAGCCTACAGCCAATCATGGATTTCTCCACACTGACGCAGCAAATCTGGCCACAGCTGCAACCAGTCAGTTACTAGAGGATATTCGGTCGGCTATTGGTGACAGACCGTTCCTGCA GATGTTGGGAATCACCAGAGGATCCAATAAGgttctttgttttgtgatcGACACCACAAAGAGCATGAGTGATGACATTGACACAGTGAAATCGGTCACGCTCTCTATAATCACGAGTAAAGTGGGAACAGCAAATGAGCCCTCGCTTTACATTCTTGTAACGTTCAACGATCCAG GATTCGGGCTTCTGATAAAAACTACAGATCCACAAGTCTTCAAGGATGCTATCAATTCACTAACAGCAAGCGGCGGAGGAGATCTTCCAGAACTGAGTCTCTCCGGACTTCAG CTGGCTTTATCTGATGCTCCTCTAAATTCTGAGATCTTCCTCTTCACTGATGCACCTGCTAAAGACGTAAACCTGTTTAGCACAGTGATTGCACTCATAGAGCAGACCAAAACAGTG GTAAACTTCCTGATAACTGCTTCATTAGTGACCAATCGTGTTGACGTATGGGAACAACAAAGTAGCATGACAGAATCCGAGGCCCAGCTGTACAGAGACCTGGCCCAGGCCTCAGGAGGTCAGGCTATAGAAGTCACAAAGGGTGAGCTGCCAGTGGCCAGCAGCATCATAACAGAGTCGTCCACGTCCTCTCTG GTGGTCCTACTGCAGGCTGCCAGGAGCCCAGGCGTCGCAGATAATTTCTTCTTTATAGTTGATCAAACAGTAACAAACCTTGTAGTTTACATCACTGGGAGCGCCGTCACTTTTACTCTCATCAGCCCCACTG GTGAAACTCAGCAAAGTACAGGCACAACAGGATCTCTGATCACTGCATCCCAGTCCGTGGGAAACTTCAGGACtctaaaactgaacaaacaagTTGGACAATGGCAAATAAAAATGGTGTCTACTAATCCTTACACCCTTAAAGTCATAG GTCAGAGTCCTATTGACTTCCTGTTTACCTTTGTGGAGGCGTCACAGGATTCATTCGGAGGATTTGATGCTATTGACAGACGTCCCACAGCCG GTGTCAACGGTACTTTGTTGGTTTCTGTAACGGGGAGAGCGTCTGCCACGGTGACAGAAGTTGCTCTGGTTGAGTCGTCGAGTTCAGTTGAGATTAAAGGAGTCGTGGAGCCGCAGGGGAACAACTCCTTCCTAGTTCAGTTTGACATGATGCCATCAGTGGAGTTCGTGGTGCGGATGAAGGGACAGGATAGCAGCACTCCACCAGTCGTCTTCCAAAGACAGTCTCCCACCAGCTTCAGGACCTCCAATATAACTGTCACT GCCAACCCTGATGACATCTTAGTACCAGGAACACCATTCACTGTGCCCTTCACGGTGACGAGCAGGGGAAGAGGTGGAAACTTCACCATCCGAGCCACCAACAACCAAAACCGTTTCAACTCGACATCTCCGGCCAGCTTAGTGCTGGAAGCTGGAGGCAGTGTCAACGGTACAGTGAACATCTCAGCGCCCCTCAACACCCCATCTGGTACTGAAGTCACCCTCACTATTGAAGCTGAAGCTCCAGAAGGCACAGACTTGAACTATATTGTGCTGCGAATCTCTGTCGTTAACACG GTGACTGATTTCACTCCTCCAGCGTGTCAGCTGCTCAGCCTGCAGTCCAACTGCTCTAAAAACTGCAGCTTGTCGTCCTGGGCGCTCTCTGTCCAGGTGACTGATGGGACTAACGGGACGGGTGTCGACCACGTCAGCCTCACACAAGGCAGCGGGACAATGATCACCAGCCCGGCACCTGGGAACGAGAACACAACCCTGGTGTCCTATAGCGCTTCTTGCTGTTCGCCAGTCATGGAGCTGCTGGCCGTGGACCGCGTGGGTAACGAAGGATCCTGTCGATACAGTGATGCTAATTTTCTGACAACTCAGTCGCCCCTTCTTTACCTAAGTTTGCTGCTCCTAGGACAAATACTGACAAAGGTGGATCTGCAGTGA